The Verrucomicrobiia bacterium genome includes a window with the following:
- a CDS encoding cytochrome C oxidase subunit IV family protein — protein sequence MNSKESRKPLFIVWAALMLLLFLTWGFARFDLGAANTPIALMISGLKMSLVILIFMEVRKHSHSVWIFAAAGFFWFLIMVALTSSDYITRGRVRSASPPTADYPAQPLVK from the coding sequence ATGAACTCAAAAGAATCTCGCAAACCGTTGTTCATCGTTTGGGCCGCGCTGATGCTGCTGCTCTTTTTGACGTGGGGATTTGCGCGCTTCGATTTGGGCGCGGCCAATACGCCTATCGCGCTTATGATTTCCGGCCTGAAGATGTCGCTGGTGATTCTTATTTTCATGGAGGTGCGCAAGCACAGTCATTCGGTATGGATCTTTGCGGCTGCGGGATTTTTTTGGTTTCTCATCATGGTCGCGCTGACTAGCAGCGATTACATCACCCGCGGACGCGTGCGTTCGGCCTCGCCGCCGACCGCCGATTATCCCGCTCAACCACTGGTTAAATGA